In Ovis canadensis isolate MfBH-ARS-UI-01 breed Bighorn chromosome 19, ARS-UI_OviCan_v2, whole genome shotgun sequence, the genomic window TCTGCGGGTGAGGGTTCCCAGGGACCTATCTTGAGGCTGGACTTCCAGAGAGCGGAACTACTGATCAGAATCTCTGAGCTGGAGGGACTTGtgaggttcctgtgtccatgctGTCATTTGGCAGACAGGGAGGGCAAGGCGCAGGGATGGATGGTGGGTGCTGGTTTGAACCCTGAGCTAAGGAGAGAAGACTGATGTGAGGGTCCCCAGACCAGgtagggaggaggggctggctggACCACACACATCCTGGGCCCAGCCTCTGCTTGTACAAAAATGTGAGCAGGAGATTCACTCACACCCTCTCCCCTATATGGAGGTCATCTGGCGGACAGCTCAGCCTGAGAGAAAGTCTCCTGGAACTTGACCTAAGACTGCCTCCTGGAATTCTCCCTTCAGATAGGGATGAGGGGTGTTATTAATACCACCGTGCTGCTCCTTCCAACTTCAGCCAGGTCATTTTTCCAGGCTCACGTCCGATTCAAGCCAACACTGTCACAGCAACAAAAGTCTCCGGAGAAGCAGGACACGGTCCTAGATGGCAACTTCATTGTCCGCTACGATGTGGACCGGCCTGTCTCCGGGGGTTCCATTCAGGTATGTGGGCTCCAGCAAGAGCTGAGCCACCAAAAAGTCCATTCACCCTCAAGGACCTGAGCCTGGGTGTTCTTGAAGAAAAGACAGAATAACCACCCCTGGTTATCAGTGCACCAGGTATTTCATAGATAGAACACAGGCAGTGTAGTTGTGTTGTTGCTGAAACTGTTCCCTTCCAGAGGGGGAGAAAAGTTCATCTCTGCTGAAGAGATATTGGGTGGGGTTTCCCTTGTTGCCCTGGTTGCCAAgaggttcacagttcactttTATGCTCAATCGCAGTAGCTTCTTTCACATAAGTTTCTGGCCACATTGTGCTTCCCTTTTACCTTTTTGATGGGCCTTGTTTTTGGAGTCTTCACTTCTTTGATGGATCTCAGGTATACTATGTCTGAACCTTTTAGTATAAGCTGCCTCAAATAATTAAATAGGTAAAGTAAGGGTAGAGTTCTGGTGGGCCAGGTCTAAGCAGGGAAGCCTTTGTAAGGGAGGCGCTGGATCAAGCCAAGCAGTATGGCAGGAATCTGGGGAGGTTCATGGTGGAACAGGGCCGGAAGGAACTGGGATAAAAAGTGCAGCAGAACCCCAGGCTTGGGGGTGAGGAGGCTGGTTGggggcagagctgcagctcttaCACCTGGGTGTGTCTCACTCTGGTCACAGATTGAGAATGGCTACTTTGTGCACTACTTTGCCCCTGATAGCCTGTCCACGATGCCCAAGAATGTGATCTTTGTTATCGACAAGAGCGGCTCCATGATGGGCAGGAAAATAAAGCAGGTAGGTCCCGTGGGCCAGGTAGGGGTTCTGAAAGCTCGCAGACATCTAACACCATCAGCTTTGGTCTAGCAGACAAACCAGACCTGCCCTCCCTCTTCTAAGTAGGATGCTCCCGTGGATTGAGGTTGGTCTTGCTGCTAGAACATTCCCCACGTCCTCACTCCAGCTGTGAGCCTTAAGGTGCAGTCTAAGGGCAtaggagccaccagggaggccccactgAGACACCTACCATGTGTCCCCTTGCCCTGACCCAGACCCAGGAAGCCCTCATCAAGATCCTGGATGACCTCAGTCCCCATGACCAGTTCAACCTCATCAGCTTCAGTGCGGAAGCAACCAAGTGGAAACCTTTGCTAGTGCCAGCCTCGACTGAGAACGTGAATGAGGCCAAGAGCTACACCACTGGCATCCGGGCCCAGGGAGGTGAGTGCTTGTGTAGCCCTGCATGGTAGACACTTCTGGGGCACCCTGCTGGGAGCCCCTCTGAGGGTGTGTGCCCCACAGGGACCAATATAAATGATGCGATGCTGATGGCCGTGCAGCTGCTGGAGAAAGCCAACCGGGAGGAGCTGTTGCCTGCAGGGAGCATCACCCTCATTATCCTCCTCACTGATGGCGACCCCACTGCAGGTGAGGCACTGCCAGTACCCCCCTGGCGCACTGCCCGGGAGAAGCTGGGTttcagcctggcgtgctgtggaacctggggcagggagaagggTCTTTTAGGCCTCTTTGGCTCTGAGATTCCAGAAATATCCATTGAGCCAATCACCGTTTTCTCACCCCTTTCCGAAACCACTGGGTCCAGGGGAGACCGACCCTTTGAAAATCCAGGAGAACGTGCGAAAAGCTGTAAATGGCCAGCATAGTCTCTTCTGCCTGGGCTTCGGCTTCGATGTCAGCTACGCCTTCCTGGAGAAGATGGCACTAGAAAACGGCGGCCTGGCCCGGCGCATCTATGAGGACTCAGACTCCGCCCTGCAGCTGCAGGTGCCCACACACCCTGACTGGGCTGTGTGAGCAAGGGATGGCACAGCCAGGTGGGCAGACCCTAGCCTGGCCCTCATGAAACCCCCCTGCCCTGCAGGACTTTTACCAGGAGGTGGCCAACCCACTGATGATGTCAGTGGCCTTTGAGTACCCGAGCAATGCTGTGGAGTCGGTCACACAGGACACCTTCCGGGTGTTCTTCAAGGGCTCCGAGTTGGTAGTGGCTGGGAAGCTCCGGGACCACAGCCCTGACGTGCTCTCAGCCCAAGTCCGGGGGCAGCTGGTAAGTGTGACTGGCCATTCTGGAGGGGAAGGGCAGCTGGGACAGGCAGTCAGAGGGGCTGGCCTCAAACCCCAGCCCTGCCAGCTCCAGCCcattgaccttgagcaagttacagAGTGCCCTCTGCCACCTGTGGGTGATGCAGCCCCACTGTGTTGGTTCCCGGTGGAGATTAACGAGATGATGTAATTTTCTGAGGGCGCCTGCGCAGCGCTGGCATGTGGTAGGCACATAACGGTCAACCAGTacagctgctgctgttgttcccAAGGGCACCAGCTGCTTGGTATCCCCTCCTGACCTCACCCAAGCAGTCAAGCAGGGAAGActactcccatttcacagattagcAGTCTGACCTCCAGGCAGAGCAGCCAGTTTGCCGAGGGTCCCGCTACTGCCACGTCAAGAGCCCAGCTCAGCGGCGGTATCCTGTCCCTGCACAGTCTTCCCTGCCTCTCATTCCACAAAGGGAATCACAGCCCCTCTCCAGGCGCTGGGGGTACTGCCCTCATGAGAGAGATAGCCTGGGTAAATTGTTGCACAAGCAAGGAGCTGCGGGCTGGATAAACTCGGGAAGTCAGGGAAGCAGAGCTGGAAGCCCCCGCTTGGCCTGGGGATCAGGGAGGGCTTCTGAGGGAGGCTCAGCTGAGACTGAGGGGTAAGTGGGAGGTGGCAGAGGTCAGATGGTGGAAGGACAGAGGAATATTTCATGATTTTGTGGCAGGTAGGCAGCATGTGTGGGGAGACGAGCAGGTGGACAAGGCAAGTGGGCATGGGGGTGCCCAGGGCCTCGTCTCAGAAGCAGCCAAGTGTCAGGATAGGCAGAGTGCATCCTATGGCGAGCCTGGCCAGCTTCACACCCAGCTCTGGCACCTCCCAGAGGTGAGACCTGGAGCATGGCACTaaacctccctgtgcctcagtttcctgcttTGTACCCATGAAAATAAGTCAACCTCACCCACCTTATAAGGCTGCATTGGGGATTAAGGTTTTGCCCAGTATAAACACTCTCTGTGTGTCAGCTGCTCATACTGTCCTGGTGTCCAGGAGTTCTTAAAGTGCAGAACCCAAGGTGACTTGGTGTAGTTCACAAACAAACATGTCTTTCTTTTAGTAGTTATGTAGTTAATGTGTTGTGAAAAATAGCTCGAACACCAGACCTAAGGTTTCACAGGTCTTGCTGCTTGGGGCAAGAGTGTTAGTCTATTTAAAATTCAtccgagggacttccctggcagtctagtggttaggactccatgttgTCACTACcaagggcctggattcaatccctggttgaggaactaagatctcacatgccacatggcacagccaaaaacagaaaaaaatagctgTATGTGCGGAGAGGGCAAAAAAATTCAGGCAGCTCCTGGTTCTGTGCCCATTGTTTTGTACCTGGGATAGTCTTCTCCATGTTTTCTCCACCTCCTTATCATCCTTGGAGGCTCTATGACTGAGCCTCTCACACCCCTAAGCATCCTCCGTACCCTCTGCTCTACTTGCAACCAACGCCACCTCAACCAGGTTTCTCGTGGCGGGCTGGGCAGCACCAGGCCAGGTGCTGGCATCACGCCCTCACTGCTTCTGCCCTCACTGGGCCCCTCTTTCCAGCACGGGGAGAACATCACCTTTGTGATGGAGTCCCATGTGGCCGAGCAGGAGGAGATGTTCCGGGGCCCCAAGTACATCTTCCACAGCTTCATGGAGAGACTCTGGGCATACCTGACCATCCAGCAACTGCTTGAGCAAATGTGGGTGAACGCATCCTCCAGGGCCCCCCCGGGTGGCCACCCACGGCCTCAGCACCTCCCCAGGCTCTTCACTGGCAGGGCTGGCACAGATGGCACAGGCATCTTCTGGGCAGGGAGACTTGAGGTGGTGGTAACCCTGGAAgggtctgggagggagggagactctGAGCACCTGGGGGCTTGCCGAGCCACTGGCCTTCTCTACCTGCAGGGTCTCTGCGTTAGATGCCGAGAAGCAGGCTCTTGAGGCCCACGCACTGAGCTTGTCACTCAGCTACAGCTTTGTCACCCCCCTCACGTCTATGGTGATCACCAAACCTGAAGGTCAAGAACAGTCTCAGGTTGCTGAGAAGCCTGTGGAGGATGGTGGGTGTGGCAGCAGAGTTCTGACCCAGCattctccccagcccctccccaacaTCCCAACCAAGACTCCACCCCTGCCACCCACAGACTCCCAGAAAACTCATCCCTGTTTcattgatgaggaaactgaggctaggcCTCCTGACCTcctcctgcaccccaccccctccgCTGCCGCATGTTCACTGTACCCTGTGTAGCGCTGGGGCTGGGAAACAAGGTTAAATAGAAATACTTCAGATGTATCCAAACCATCCTGACAgtgtgtctctctttctccctgtttTTGTCTTATTCAGAAAGCAGAGACAGGAGAGTCCCCCTAGGTAAGAGCCTAATGCCCTCTAAGGCTGGCCTTGGTAactcttggttgacacagggccTATGGTTCGGCAACCATATGGTGACTAGCCAGCGCCTCTCCCACCCAGCCCCGCTCAGGAGGGGTGTCGTCTGCCCAAGCATGCTGGTGCGCTTAGTTACCTGTTCATTCAGATATTGGCTGTCACTCAGGCCCCATCCTGGGCattagagacacagagacactggGGGTCCCAGAAACATGCATTCAAGAAGCAAACTCAAGTTTCTCTGATTTCCAGGGCCCATGGGGTTTGGtcagtccatggacagagcatcctGGAAAACAGGTAGCAAAAGAGGAGAGGGTAGAGGAAGGGGATACTGACAGAACCTTGATCCTGGCTCCAGACTGGGCCCTGCCCTGGCTGTGGACAGAGGGAGTGACTTACTAGACTCACCCACCTGGTAGCAGGGCTGGAACTCAAATCCAGTTGTGTTTGATTAGGAGGCAGCAGTGCAgaccctttctttgtcttttctaaaagaAGAGGCTGGAGAGGAAAAGATAGTTTGAGGGCACTACCAGAGCGGGGAAGGAGGGCCAATATTCTAGCAGGGAGGAGTTCGAGAAGGGCCCTTCGTTCCAACCCTGAGTgataggggaggggaggggacccaCCTGCCCCCTCCATGTCCCTCTTCTGGGGTGAGTCCCAGCGCCCAGGCTGTGGGGACCCATGACTCTGCTTGAGAAAACACTGTTTGTGTGAACTTTGTCAAAGGCGGAGGTTTGAAACTGTTAAACAGCCCTCCAAGATTGGGAGTACCTGGACGTTTtcttgctcctcctcctccattctACCGCACGACCTCGAGATTGGTGCTACCAGAGCTGACGTTACGTAAGCCACTTTCTGACCCTCTGAGGGCCAAGTTTCCTCAAGATGAACCTGCCCATAGTGTTAGATGAGATAAATCACCAAGCCCAGGGCTAAGCAGAGACCAGGGAGGTTTTCTGGAAGGTATGacattaattgggcttcccaggtagctcagctggtaaaaaatctgcctgcaatgcaggagaccccagtttgattcctgggtcgggaagatcccccggagaagggatagactactcactccagtattcttgggtttccctagtggcccagatggcaaagaatccacctgcaatgtgggagacctgggtataatccctgagttgggaagatccccttgaggagggcatggcaacccactccagtattcttgcctggataatccccatggacagaggagcctagcaggctacagtccagagggtcgcaaagagtcagatgcctctaagtgactaagcacagcacagcacagcacagcacatgacgTTAAATAGCACGTCCTTTATTTTTACTGAATTGAATTCGTTACACTCTGGAGGCTGGCTCACTAGGGATGGAACGTTCTAGAAAAGGAAGATTTCCTCCATTCCCAAAGCCAAGAGTAGTCCCTTGAGCTGTTTTCTGATCTCCAGACCTAGACTCAGACACAGCTGCAGGGCCAGGCTGGACCCCATCTCCTTAGTTTTTTCCCTGACAGCATGCTCTTCTGGTTGAAAAAATCTCTTTGCAAAAGTAGTTCTAGACTGGGTGTGTATTTGTGGCAGGGTTCGTGGAGTTGGAGCTTGGTGGGTGGCAGGTAGCAGTGATGGCTGGAGGGCTTGCCATTTGCTTCGAATCCTGACTGCCTTCTCCCTTTCTGTTCCTGAACTCACGCCTGCTCCTGCACCGTCACCTACCTCAGGTCCTGGTGGAGCATCTTACGACATGGATTTCAGAATCAAAGGTGCCCCCAAGCTGCAGTAGATTCTGGCCCTATGGCAGAGAGACCTGGAAGGGGAGGGCCCGGGGAGCTCTCTGAACCCATCACATAGGTTTCCTGATGGAGAGGGAACCCTGAACACCCGTTGGCTTTTCCATTCCTcaaccctgcccctccccaggaaAAGGCTGCCTAAACCAAGACTTTCTTCTTATTTCAGGAACAACCGTGACAGCCCCACCCCTTGGTAAGTGCCACCCCATCTCAGCCTCCCTCCCTATCCTTGCCCCTACCCAGTTTTACCTGCCCCCAGAACACACCTGCTGTCCCAGCTCCcgtccaggctccttctgtcatCCTGCCACTGCCTGGGCAGAGCGTGGACCAGCTCTGTGTGGACTTCCGACGCCCTCAGGAGCTAGTGAACCTGCTGTCGGACCCTGACCAAGGTGAGAGGCGCATACCCAGTTATCCACCCAAAGAAATCTAGTCACAGCGCACCCCTCAGCTTCCTACCTCAGAAACTGGGACACCTACCCACAGACTCCCAGGCAGCCGGCATCCCAGGCAGGCACCGCCCGAGCTCTGACACTTGTACTCATATGTCTGCCCCACGACCTCTCACTGGGCACCACTTATGTGGGCCTGAATGACCTACACCCCGAGGTGACCAGAGGTGGGCTTGCCCCTAGGTACTGCCATACTTCAGGGTGAGGAGACACCTGGGCATAGCCTATAGTCAGCGCCCAAAATGTAGTGGAGAGAAGCCCAGGAGAGGAGACAGTAGCTGTCCGATGGCCAAGACGTAGGGCTGCGTGGGGTTGTATGGGGGTGACGGGGCCTTGGCGGAGAAGTGGGGGTCTGTGAGGCCGAGAAAGGGGTAGGCAGAAGCACAGAGCCCTGAGGGAGGCTGGTGGAGCTGGAAAAGGTGTGGAGGAGGGAGGTGCACTGGCCAGACCTGCCCTCCAGCCCCCGGAAGGCAGAGCTGATCTGGCCATCTGAAGGTGGCCATCGCTGAAGACCGGGGGCCCCTCCAAAGCCAAGGGTACCCAAGGGCTAAGTGGAAAGATGGTGGGAAGCAGGCCGGCAGCGTGAGGGGAGGCAAGGAGGGAGACAGGCAGGTGAGTGGGTGAAGAGCAGCTCTGGGGGCTGTAGCCGGGGAGGGGCCGGGCGGGGGGGGGAACCTCCTGTTCAGGCCAATGCCCAGCTGGAGCCACAGCTTCGACCTCTCTGCTCCCGGCCCTCTCAGGGGTTGAGGTGACTGGCCACTATGAGACAGCGAAGGCCTGCTTCTCGTGGATTGAGGTGACCTTCCAGAACCCCCAGCTGCAAGTCCATGCGTCCCCTGAGCATGTGGTTATTACTCGAAACCGAAGAAATTCTGCATACAAGTGGAAGGAAACACTGTACTCAGTGATGCCCGGGTGAGCATTAGGCGGTGGCCACTTTCCACTTTTTTGGGCTGGGCACGAGTGCTCTGCAGTGAGCCACACCCACAGGAGGGGCAGCGATGTGAGAGTCCTTCACGTCCCCCTCCAGCTCTGGAGGGTGCCAGGGGTTGACCTGGGGACCTGGCTGTGCTCACACCTAACCCAGGTCACTGTCTGGTACAGGGGACAGCGTGGTTTGGAGCTGCTCTGCCGCTGACCCTGAGTGACCATAGGCAGGGTGTTCTACCCCCTCATCCCTAACTAGGGCTAATCATCTGAGCCCTCAGCCAGAGGGCTGAGACGCCGGTCTCATGAGAGCATGTGGTCAGGGAGCACTTTGCCCATAGACGGTGCAGTGCCCACTGGGCACGCAGGAAGGTGTGCTCTCTACCTGATAAGGTAACCACGATGATGAGAGACTGGAGGGCACTGTCCACCAGGAGAGGTTAGGAATGTCGTTCTTAGCCTTGAGCTCTGACAAGGAGAGACAAGTCCCACTGACATCGATACCAGGCAGCTAGAGGGTGGCAGAGGTAGACTGCAACTTCTTGTGGAGCCGCCTCTCTGTGGGGCCTGGAagagctgtgtccagctctgggAGTCACAAGCATGGGGGAGAGAGTCCAAGGACCCAGGCCCTCTTCAAGCAGTGTCCTCTGGACTTCCCGCCCATGCTGAGTACAGAGAACCTTGTCCACTtcctctgtcagcccctccaGAGAAACTGGTTCCCACCTGGTAAGTGAGTACAGACCTCGGGAATCTGAGGGGCTCCCCTTTAAAAGCTCCCAGTTTCATAAAAGGTCTTAAAGTCTCCTGTTATCTGGTAGATGCGGAAAGATCAGTAGCATTTCTGTGCTTTGGACAAACACACTAGAAGATGAAATAAAGGATTCCTATCAGTTGTGGTTCTTGAACACTCACGTACTTTCATGACCTCAGAAGGTCCACATAAAGAAAAGTAGACCATAGCTTTTGCATTGAACGGTGTTAACAAGACAGTGTAAGTTTAGGGCGATTCCATTGAAAATAACCTCAGAGTCACAGCAGGGGTTTATTCAACATGCAGCGTtcctgagaaaatgaaaacagtaataaCTCCAGAGGTTATTCTAAGTAAAAAAGGAAGTCATTCCAGAGGGACTTGCCCTTCTAGATCTTAAAACACACAATTAAACACTGATCATCAGAAGAAAGTGGCACTGgccaaaagaacaaaagagacagaggaaatgtATCCATGAACCCCTAAGTCAT contains:
- the ITIH4 gene encoding inter-alpha-trypsin inhibitor heavy chain H4 isoform X2: METPAPGRTHRVVLVLLSLAVLHTSKAQKVQNDIDIYSLTVDSKVSSRFAHTVITSRVVNKADAVREATFQMELPKKAFITNFSMVIDGVTYPGNIKEKAAAQEQYSAAMARGESAGLVTATGRKTEQFQVSVSVAPAAKVTFELVYEELLARHLGVYELLLKVRPQQLVKHLQMDIHIFEPQGISFLETESTFMTNELAEALTTSQNKTKAHVRFKPTLSQQQKSPEKQDTVLDGNFIVRYDVDRPVSGGSIQIENGYFVHYFAPDSLSTMPKNVIFVIDKSGSMMGRKIKQTQEALIKILDDLSPHDQFNLISFSAEATKWKPLLVPASTENVNEAKSYTTGIRAQGGTNINDAMLMAVQLLEKANREELLPAGSITLIILLTDGDPTAGETDPLKIQENVRKAVNGQHSLFCLGFGFDVSYAFLEKMALENGGLARRIYEDSDSALQLQDFYQEVANPLMMSVAFEYPSNAVESVTQDTFRVFFKGSELVVAGKLRDHSPDVLSAQVRGQLHGENITFVMESHVAEQEEMFRGPKYIFHSFMERLWAYLTIQQLLEQMVSALDAEKQALEAHALSLSLSYSFVTPLTSMVITKPEGQEQSQVAEKPVEDGPMGFGQSMDRASWKTGGGLKLLNSPPRLGVPGRFLAPPPPFYRTTSRLVLPELTLRPGGASYDMDFRIKGTTVTAPPLAPVQAPSVILPLPGQSVDQLCVDFRRPQELVNLLSDPDQGVEVTGHYETAKACFSWIEVTFQNPQLQVHASPEHVVITRNRRNSAYKWKETLYSVMPGLKVTMDKAGLLLLSRPDRVTIGLLFWDGPGKGLRLLLQDTDRFSSHVSGTLGQFYQDVLWGPLDTADDRKRTLKVQGRDYSATRELKLDYQESPPGKEISCWSVEL
- the ITIH4 gene encoding inter-alpha-trypsin inhibitor heavy chain H4 isoform X1, yielding METPAPGRTHRVVLVLLSLAVLHTSKAQKVQNDIDIYSLTVDSKVSSRFAHTVITSRVVNKADAVREATFQMELPKKAFITNFSMVIDGVTYPGNIKEKAAAQEQYSAAMARGESAGLVTATGRKTEQFQVSVSVAPAAKVTFELVYEELLARHLGVYELLLKVRPQQLVKHLQMDIHIFEPQGISFLETESTFMTNELAEALTTSQNKTKAHVRFKPTLSQQQKSPEKQDTVLDGNFIVRYDVDRPVSGGSIQIENGYFVHYFAPDSLSTMPKNVIFVIDKSGSMMGRKIKQTQEALIKILDDLSPHDQFNLISFSAEATKWKPLLVPASTENVNEAKSYTTGIRAQGGTNINDAMLMAVQLLEKANREELLPAGSITLIILLTDGDPTAGETDPLKIQENVRKAVNGQHSLFCLGFGFDVSYAFLEKMALENGGLARRIYEDSDSALQLQDFYQEVANPLMMSVAFEYPSNAVESVTQDTFRVFFKGSELVVAGKLRDHSPDVLSAQVRGQLHGENITFVMESHVAEQEEMFRGPKYIFHSFMERLWAYLTIQQLLEQMVSALDAEKQALEAHALSLSLSYSFVTPLTSMVITKPEGQEQSQVAEKPVEDESRDRRVPLGPMGFGQSMDRASWKTGGGLKLLNSPPRLGVPGRFLAPPPPFYRTTSRLVLPELTLRPGGASYDMDFRIKGTTVTAPPLAPVQAPSVILPLPGQSVDQLCVDFRRPQELVNLLSDPDQGVEVTGHYETAKACFSWIEVTFQNPQLQVHASPEHVVITRNRRNSAYKWKETLYSVMPGLKVTMDKAGLLLLSRPDRVTIGLLFWDGPGKGLRLLLQDTDRFSSHVSGTLGQFYQDVLWGPLDTADDRKRTLKVQGRDYSATRELKLDYQESPPGKEISCWSVEL